A segment of the Gemmatimonas sp. genome:
CGAGCGAGGCGCGTGCCATTTCCGCGGCGGTCAGACCGTACGCCTCGCCCGCCTTTGCGAGAATGGGGAGCACGCCGAAGTAGAACGCGTCGTTGGAGATGAAGAAGGTGAAGGGGATGCTCAGCACGCCCGTGACGACGGCCAGATACGGCCCCAACGCGGGCGGCACCAACGTGACCACGCTGTTCGCCATGGCATCCACCATCTTCGTACCCGAGAGAATGCCGGTGAACACGCCGGCGGCGAAGATCAGCCCCACCACGGCGAGCGCATTGCCGGCATGGCGCGCCAGCAGCGCCTTCTGGTCGTCGAGCGCGGGATAGTTGAGGAGCACGGCGGCCGCATAGGCCAGCATGAACAGCACGGGGAGCGGCAGAACGCCGGCCATGAGCGCCACCAGCAGCCCGAGCGTCAGCATGGCATTCACATACAGGCGGTCGGGGCGCATGAAGCGCGCCTCATCATCGGTGCCGCCCGCCCACGTACCCGTCGCCACGTCGCGGCCGGTCGGCGCTGACGTCGCGCTGGCCGCCGCGCTGGCCGCCGCGCTGGCAGCACAGGCCTCCAGACGTCGGCGTTCACCCAGCCCCAACCGGTACGCCACGAAGATCGTCCAGGCGATCCCCACCGCCATGACTGGCACCATGGGCACGAAGACGTCGTCCACATCAACACCCAGAGCGCTGGCCGCGCGTGCCGTGGGGCCGCCCCACGGCAGGATGTTCATCACCCCCGACGCCAGCATCGTCACGCACGCCAGAACCAACGGGTGCATACCGAGCGCGCGATACAGCGGCAGCATGGCGGCCGTGGTGATCATGTACGTCGTGGAGCCATCACCATCGAGCGAGACCAGCAGCGCCAGGACCGCCGTGCCAACAGCCACCCGCACCGGATCGCCGTGCACCAGCGACACCAGCCGGCGCACGAACGGGGCAAACAGCCCCGCGTCGATCATGACCGCGAAGTAGAGAATGGCGAACAGCAGCATCACGCCGGTGGGCGCCAGCCGGGTGATCCCCTGCACCATCATGGCCCCCAACTCCCCGGTGAACCCGGCCAGCACCCCCACGACGGTGGGCACCAGAATGAGCGCCGTGAGTGGAGAGAGTCGGCGCGTCATGATGAGCGTCATGAAGGCGATCACCATGCCGTAGGCCCAGACCGTCAGCATGCGCACGCTCGCAACCGCAGCGTTCGCGAATCAGGAATACGAGAAACGGGCATGGCACAACATGCGACATGGACCGTCTCGCCGCTCACGGCGCGTTGCGCCCCTCGGGTGCGCGTCCTAACGTGCCCCCATGACCCTGGCACGCCTTCTGTGCGCCATGATGGTGGCGTCACTGCTCGCCTCGTGTGCCTCGCCGCCACCACCGCCGGTCCTGCGCATCGGCCTCATTGGCGTCTTCGAAGGACCGGCTCGCAATGCATCGGGCATGCCGGCGCGCCTTGCGGCCCGCATGGCCATCGACGAGCTCAATGCCACGGGCGGCGCCCTCATCGATGGCGTCTCCCATCGCCTCATCCTCATCGAGCGGGAAACGGCCAACCGGCCGGATGCGGCGGCCGCGGCGGCGCGCGCACTCATCAACCTCGACTCGATCGATGTGCTCGTGGGCCCGCAGTTCAGCCCGCTCGCCATTGCCGCCGGCGCGGTGGCCGAGGCGTCACAGGTCCCGCTTGTGGCTCCCATGGCCTCCAGTCCGCAGGTCACCGCCGAACGTTCGTACGTCATGCGGCTCACCTTTCTCGACGCCGACCAGGGCGACGTGCTGGCCCGGTACGCCTTCGACTCGCTGGGGCTGCGCCGCACGGCCGCGCTCTTCGATGCTGCGAGTGAGTACAGCCGCGGCGTCGTCGAGAGGTACGGGCGCACCTTCACGGCCCGCGGCGGTCGCATGGCGGGCGTGGCGACCTACAACGGCGATGACGTTGGTGATCAGGGCATGCAGATCCGGCGACTCATGCAGGAGGCCCCCGACGCCGTGCTGCTCCCCAATTTTTCGGTGCGCGATTCCTCGCAAGTGCGCCTCTTCCGTGCGGCCGGCTTTCGCGGGCCGTTTCTCGGCAGCGACGCCTGGGATGCCATCGCGCTGCGGGGGCGACAGGACATCGACGGCAGCATCATCGTGGGCAACTGGGACGGCCGCAGCGATCGCGAAGGCGTCCGCACTTTTCGTGACCGCTGGAACCGGCGGTATCTGGGTGAGCGTCCACGCGCCACCGGCGCCGCGACCTACGACGCCATTCGGCTCATTGCCCGCGCGGCGGAACGCGCGCGCGTCAGGAGCGGCATGGCCCTCGCCACGGCACTGCGCACCGGTGCCCCCTTCGACGGGGCCTTCGCCAGCTATCGATTCGACAGCTCCGGTGATCCCATCCGCGGCGCCATGCTGCTCCAAATGACCGGCGATTCCCTGCTCTTTCGCGCCACGCTGTCACCGCAGCGATGACCCGCGCGGGGCTGGCGCGCGCTCAGCGCCCCAGCGCGGTGAGGGCCCGCTGCGCTACCAGACGCCCCGTGGCTTCGGTCGGGTGGAACGCGTCCCAGAAGAAGAAGCTCCCCGGCGTTCCGCACAACGAGGGCGGTGACAGCGACACACAGGGTGCGGTGACGTTCGTGAAGCCGAACGATGAGGGATTGGCGAACACCTGCGCCGTGAACGCTCCGAGGTC
Coding sequences within it:
- a CDS encoding ABC transporter substrate-binding protein, yielding MTLARLLCAMMVASLLASCASPPPPPVLRIGLIGVFEGPARNASGMPARLAARMAIDELNATGGALIDGVSHRLILIERETANRPDAAAAAARALINLDSIDVLVGPQFSPLAIAAGAVAEASQVPLVAPMASSPQVTAERSYVMRLTFLDADQGDVLARYAFDSLGLRRTAALFDAASEYSRGVVERYGRTFTARGGRMAGVATYNGDDVGDQGMQIRRLMQEAPDAVLLPNFSVRDSSQVRLFRAAGFRGPFLGSDAWDAIALRGRQDIDGSIIVGNWDGRSDREGVRTFRDRWNRRYLGERPRATGAATYDAIRLIARAAERARVRSGMALATALRTGAPFDGAFASYRFDSSGDPIRGAMLLQMTGDSLLFRATLSPQR
- a CDS encoding citrate:proton symporter, whose translation is MLTVWAYGMVIAFMTLIMTRRLSPLTALILVPTVVGVLAGFTGELGAMMVQGITRLAPTGVMLLFAILYFAVMIDAGLFAPFVRRLVSLVHGDPVRVAVGTAVLALLVSLDGDGSTTYMITTAAMLPLYRALGMHPLVLACVTMLASGVMNILPWGGPTARAASALGVDVDDVFVPMVPVMAVGIAWTIFVAYRLGLGERRRLEACAASAAASAAASATSAPTGRDVATGTWAGGTDDEARFMRPDRLYVNAMLTLGLLVALMAGVLPLPVLFMLAYAAAVLLNYPALDDQKALLARHAGNALAVVGLIFAAGVFTGILSGTKMVDAMANSVVTLVPPALGPYLAVVTGVLSIPFTFFISNDAFYFGVLPILAKAGEAYGLTAAEMARASLVGQPVHLLSPLVPSTFLLAGLCGVEFGEHQRFTLRWALLSALVLLLGGVMLLVIPLVGTR